A window of the Dictyostelium discoideum AX4 chromosome 4 chromosome, whole genome shotgun sequence genome harbors these coding sequences:
- the ddx3 gene encoding DEAD/DEAH box helicase: MPIGNNKDNDGTTLNISGLTISDKSSSTSSNNNTTTTTTQTSEPYVPPSRRNKMNNSSGSSRDDYPSPSDRDNRDSPFNRDRRDDGYRGGNNFRENNSNNNNNSRDNYKSPSFSRNNNSNGGGSSSGSGGWDNGPREQGPPRGNSYSYSPNNSFSRGGNQGGYGNRGGSGSSFGKPANKNDRYYDRWSNFRDSRNHPEMKREFIDLEEHKAEEIFKKNDDNIGIDFNAYDDDDISIETSEHICAPLNSFADVDLGDVLLGNIKHAKYTKPTPVQKSALPIILKNRDLMACAQTGSGKTAAFLFPIISGILLDGAPEAPPAYKPGVPRAACPRALVLAPTRELAQQIFDEANKFSYGSPVSSVVIYGGAEVFHQINELDRGCDILVATTGRLVDLLMRGRVSLSKIKYLVLDEADRMLDMGFEPQIRQIISEFDMPGCRDRQTLMFSATFPKQIQNLAADFLYNYIFLKVGVVGTTQNITQRIEYVVEEDKNSYLLDYLSGLKSDGLCLIFVETKRSCDTLTYFLNQRNFPTTCIHGDLTQPERENALQSFRSFATPFLVATDIASRGLHIGNVNLVINFDLPTDIHIYVHRIGRTGRAGKKGLAISFFNEKNKPVGAELLKLMKASNQDIPDWFEKMVHNLRMSKGPSNSKSNSPFNKSYNSHHNRDDNRGGYGGGGGGNGGYSNNRNDRREDKSDYSMHHPYFSNNGGSYN; the protein is encoded by the exons ATGCCAATTGGAAATAACAAAGATAACGATGGAACTACCCTGAATATCTCAGGGTTAACCATCTCTGATAAGAGTTCGTCAACTTCATCAAACAacaacacaacaacaacaacaacacaaaCTAGTGAACCATATGTCCCACCATCTCGTAGAAACAAGATGAATAATAGTTCAGGTTCATCAAGAGACGATTATCCATCACCATCTGACCGTGATAATCGTGATTCACCATTCAATCGTGACCGTCGTGACGATGGTTACAGAGGTGGTAACAATTTTAGGGAAAATAACtctaataacaacaacaacagtagAGATAACTACAAAAGTCCATCATTCTCAAgaaacaataatagtaatggtggtggtagtagtagtggtagcgGTGGTTGGGATAATGGTCCAAGAGAACAAGGCCCACCAAGAGGTAATAGTTACTCTTATTCACCAAATAATTCATTCTCTCGTGGTGGTAATCAAGGTGGTTATGGTAATAGAGGCGGAAGTGGCAGTAGTTTTGGTAAACCAGCCAATAAAAATGATCGTTACTACGATAGATGGTCAAACTTTAGAGATTCAAGAAATCATCCAGAAATGAAAAGAGAATTCATTGATCTCGAAGAACACAAAGCCGAAGAAATCTTCAAAAAGAATGATGACAACATTGGTATCGATTTCAATGCTTACGACGATGATGATATCTCCATTGAAACCAGTGAACATATTTGTGCTCCATTGAATTCATTTGCCGATGTTGATTTGGGTGATGTTTTATTGGGTAATATTAAACATGCCAAATACACCAAACCAACTCCAGTTCAAAAATCTGCACTTCCAatcattttgaaaaatcGTGATTTAATGGCTTGTGCTCAAACTGGTTCAGGTAAAACCGCTGCTTTCTTATTCCCAATCATTTCCGGTATTTTATTAGATGGAGCACCAGAAGCTCCACCAGCCTATAAACCAGGTGTTCCAAGAGCTGCTTGTCCACGTGCATTAGTACTCGCACCAACTCGTGAATTGGCTCAACAAATCTTTGATGAGGCAAACAAATTCTCTTATGGTTCACCAGTATCATCGGTCGTAATCTATGGTGGTGCAGAAGTTTTCCATCAAATCAATGAATTAGATAGAGGTTGTGATATCTTGGTAGCAACAACTGGTCGTCTCGTTGATCTCTTAATGCGTGGTCGTGTTTCactttcaaaaattaaatacttGGTTTTGGATGAAGCTGATCGTATGTTAGATATGGGTTTTGAACCACAAATTCGTCAAATCATCTCTGAATTTGATATGCCAGGTTGTAGAGATCGTCAAACTCTTATGTTTTCTGCTACATTCccaaaacaaattcaaaatcttGCAGCTGATTTCCTTTACAATTACATCTTCTTAaaagttggtgttgttggtacCACTCAAAATATCACACAAAGAATTGAATACGTAGTTGAAGAGGATAAAAACAGTTACTTGTTAGATTATCTTAGTGGTTTGAAATCTGATGGTCTTTGTCTCATTTTCGTTGAAACTAAACGTTCTTGTGATACTCTTACCtactttttaaatcaaagaaatttCCCAACTACCTGTATTCATGGTGATTTAACTCAACCAGAAAGAGAAAATGCACTTCAATCTTTCCGTTCTTTTGCAACTCCATTCTTAGTAGCAACTGATATTGCATCAAGAGGTCTCCACATCGGTAATGTTAATTTGGTTATCAATTTCGACTTGCCTACCGACATACATATCTACGTTCATCGTATTGGTAGAACCGGAAGAGCAGGAAAAAAA GGTTTAGCAATTTCCTTCTTCAATGAAAAGAATAAACCAGTTGGTGCTGaacttttgaaattaatgaaagcTTCAAATCAAGATATTCCAGATTGGTTTGAAAAGATGGTACACAATCTCCGTATGTCTAAAGGTCCATCAAactcaaaatcaaatagtCCATTCAACAAATCTTACAATAGTCATCACAATAGAGATGATAACCGTGGTGGttatggtggtggtggtggtggtaatggagGTTACAGTAACAACCGTAATGATAGAAGAGAAGATAAATCAGATTACTCAATGCATCACCCATACTTTAGCAACAATGGTGGTTCATATAATTAA